TGCTCGCTGCCGGCGTAGACGTCGATTTCCCCGCCGAAGGCGTCGATCAGCGCCTGGGTGTTGCTCCATTCCCCGGAGCTATCCTTGATGCCGGCAATGGTATCGGGGTAGGCCGTGTGCAGCCGCTCAATCAAGTCCAAGGTCAGCGGCACTTGGGAAACCGGCGGTATGTGATAGAGATACACCTTGAGCGACGGCGACGCGACGCGCTCGATGACCTCCGCGAAGTAGCGATAGAGGCCTTCGTCGGAGACACCCTTGTAGTAGAACGGCGGCAGCATCAGCACCCCGGCGCAGCCGTTGTCGACGGCGTGGCGGGTGAGCTCGACCGCATCGCCGATGGCGCAGCTGCCGGTGCCGGGCATCAGCTGCTCACCGGCGATGCCGGCCTCGGCGAGGGTATCGATGAGCGCGCGCTTCTCGCCTACGGTCATCGAGTTGGCCTCGGAGTTGGTACCGAAGATCGCCAGGCCGACATCGTTGTCGAGCAGCCAGCGGCAGTGCGTGGTGAAGCGCCGGGAATCGGGCGCCAGGTCATCGGTGAAGGGAGTGACTACTGGCGACCATACACGGCCTGTACGGGGCTGATTCATGTAGCGTCCTCGCGTTGTGGTGGCTACTGCCAAGCATCAATAGCGTAGCGCTCAAGCGCCTCGGTTTCGAAGTCGAAGCCCAGCCCCGGCTTGGTTGGCAATGCCAGCCGTCCGTCGGCGAACTCGAGCTGGGTGTCGATCAGCCGGCGGAAATTAAGCACCTGGTCGTCGGCGAAGTATTCGACGAAGGGCGCGTTGGGCGCCGCAGCCACCAGGTGAACGTGCAGGTCGTGGAACCAGTGCGGGCAGACCTCGACACCGTAGCTGGCGGCGGTGGCGACGATGCGCCGGAACTCGGTGATACCGCCGCACACGGCGGCATCGGTCTGCAGGATCATCGCCGCCTCCTTGTCGAGCAGTTCCTTGAAGCGCCAGCGCCCGGCCTCGATCTCGCCGGTCGCCACCGGCACCGGGGTGCGCTCGGCCAGGCGTCGATGGTTGTCGATATCGTCGGGGCTGAACGGCTCCTCGATCCAGTAGGGGTCGTAGGATTCAGCCATACGCATGAAGGCGAGCGCCGAGGGCAGGTCGCGCCAGGCATTGTTGGCGTCCATCATTACCAGCACGTCGGGGCCGACCGCCTCGCGCACGGCGGCCAAACGTGCCTCCTCCCCGGCCAGGGCCTCTCGCCCGACCTTGAGCTTCACCGCCGTGAAACCCTGTTCCACGTAGCCGCGCATCTCGTCGGCCAAATGCTGCGGCGTCTTGCCCTCCAGGTAGTAACCGCCGCTGGCATAGGCCGGCACGCTCTCGGTCTCGTTGGCCCCGAGCAGCTTGTAGAGCGGCAGGTTGGCGGCACGCGCGTTGCGGTCCCACAGCGCCGTATCGAGGATACTGATGGCACGCATCACCGAGCCGGTGCGGCCGTGCAGAAGCGCTTCCTGATACATCTCGCGCCACAGCCCTTCCACGCGATGGGTATCCTGGCCGACCAGCAACGGCTTGAGCAGGTCACGCACGGCATGGACGACCAGGTGCCCGGCGTTGCTGCCGCCATAACAAAAACCGATCCCCTTGTGGCCATCGTCTCCAGTGACCTCGACCAGGGCGTAATCGCGCTTGTGCACGCGGCGGTTGGAGAAGCTCGTCGGGTTGTCCAGCGGCACGCTGACCATGCGCGCCTTGACGTCAATAATGGTAGCCATAGTGTTTCGCTCTCGTG
This DNA window, taken from Halomonas sp. TA22, encodes the following:
- a CDS encoding dihydrodipicolinate synthase family protein → MNQPRTGRVWSPVVTPFTDDLAPDSRRFTTHCRWLLDNDVGLAIFGTNSEANSMTVGEKRALIDTLAEAGIAGEQLMPGTGSCAIGDAVELTRHAVDNGCAGVLMLPPFYYKGVSDEGLYRYFAEVIERVASPSLKVYLYHIPPVSQVPLTLDLIERLHTAYPDTIAGIKDSSGEWSNTQALIDAFGGEIDVYAGSEHFLLDTLRAGGAGCISATANVNPGPIAELARAWREADADTRQTALSALRGEFERFPMIPALKAATALYGDDAAWRRVRPPLVELDDAQCQSLKQALDARGFTMPGRAG
- a CDS encoding mandelate racemase/muconate lactonizing enzyme family protein, which produces MATIIDVKARMVSVPLDNPTSFSNRRVHKRDYALVEVTGDDGHKGIGFCYGGSNAGHLVVHAVRDLLKPLLVGQDTHRVEGLWREMYQEALLHGRTGSVMRAISILDTALWDRNARAANLPLYKLLGANETESVPAYASGGYYLEGKTPQHLADEMRGYVEQGFTAVKLKVGREALAGEEARLAAVREAVGPDVLVMMDANNAWRDLPSALAFMRMAESYDPYWIEEPFSPDDIDNHRRLAERTPVPVATGEIEAGRWRFKELLDKEAAMILQTDAAVCGGITEFRRIVATAASYGVEVCPHWFHDLHVHLVAAAPNAPFVEYFADDQVLNFRRLIDTQLEFADGRLALPTKPGLGFDFETEALERYAIDAWQ